The genomic region GCTGATAGAGGAAGGCGCAACTAATTCCACTCGTTATTTTAAATTTCACACCAAATTATGAAGCACAATAGATGATTATGATAAAACAGTAATCAAGCATGTGATTTACCTTCACGTCATATCCCTGTTGGCTTGTGGAAATTTCCGGGGCTTTCCAATCAGGGGTTCCTAGATCTTCATAGCACATCCCTGTTTCCTTGTCAAGCATTCCGCTGATGCCAAAATCAACTAAAAGCACAAATGAGACATGTTATAATCATCAATATTCTCAGTCCTAGTTACACAGCAATTAATTAGTAGGGAAATGGCCTGCGTGTGCACAGCAATTAATTAGTAAAAATACACGTGCCGCTTGACCTTTAAACTATACATTGTGTCCTAGTGTTTGGCAACTGTTCATCATTATTTGAGAAAAAAGCTTCACTTACTTATTTTGACTTTTGCCTCTTCTGTCAACATAATGTTGAGACATTTGATGTCTCGATGGGCGACGCGGTGCTTGTGTAGGTGTTTCAGACCCTGTAGAAATTGAATTAACAATTATTAGGATTGAAAAGTCACGTGATAGAGTTAATGACGTAAAGGTGTGTTAAAGAGGTGCAAGAAGAAGCCTGAAATGGAAATATTTAGACATACATGTAAGGTCTCCCTGCAGAAATAGGCAATCCACTTCTCACTAAGGGGACTACCATTCATGCTGCTGACTAAGTCACCGATGGAGCCGCCGCCGCAGAGCTTCATCGTAAtctaaaaagaagaagaaaaaaaagatctgaTTTATACTGGAAAAGCTTTGTAACGAATTCCACATCTATAGTAATAGACTTCGTTAAATTTAGATGTAGCCGGGCAACTTCCAGCATGGTAGCCAATCGGGAGAGCTTCCCCTTGAAATGACActaaaacagtgtcggactgggataccaggggcccaccagaaaaccttaggttgagggctcaccaaactattatacctcctctcctcactcaacctctttattctactagtctcttttctctacatactatactctattcttccattatcaagcctctttattcccataaagaaatagagaatgaccatgatatAGGCTAAAagattagaagcaggagggcccactgacaccttggcccaccgggagttttcctggtatcccggtgggccagtccgacattgcacTAAAACACAAGGCTTAGAACATCATAAAACTTTTACTTACCCAAAGCTTGTCAGGTTCTTCCTCTGAAGCTTTTGGTTGAAAATATGCCCCATGGTAAGTGGCAACATTTCTGTGGGCAGAGAATTTGCTGAGGAAATACAGCTCCTCTCTGACCCAGTCTTGATCCTAGAGCAGAATAAAAGAAAGAACTTTAGTTTACAGACAATGCATCACTAGACCCCGAACTACATCCCTCTCATTCAACTTTAGTAAAATATTCAATGAAACACCAAAGACAACTTACCTCTTCATCTTCAAGGCTGACAACTTTAACAGCGACTTTGCCTTTCTTGGCATGTTGACCCTGTAATGCAGAAATGTTTTGTTGGGACTTTTCTACAAGATTTAGTATTAGCTGTCACTAACAGATCAATCCAATGTGCTGTATTTATTCCTTTCTGGAAACATTTTGTGTCTTACCTGATAGACTTGTCCATGGCCTCCGCTGCCAAGTTCTTTCCCTAAGGTGATTTTATTGGTAATGggctaaaaaaagaaataaaagagttTTAATTTCTTTGGCCGTTGTCACcattgtcagtgacccccattagaaagctaaaaagagaaagaagaagaaggcaaataatgcaataactataaaaaagaaaatataaaggccaattgataagttgctttgaactggccactctataacatattaaaagttaacttaaaggtgaaccactcttttaatatagaaataataGGGTGCATAGAATTGTGAGTAAGGAGTTGATAACCTCCTACCAGAGATATTAACATGTGTATGGAAAGAGAGGGAGAGGGGTAAAAGCAGGAATGATAGAAAAGTGGAATACATTTTAGAATAAAGCCGTCCACAAATGAAGAAGCAGTGCTATTAAATAAAAAGACATCATATTGCAGCAATAGATCAAGGGCTATAAAGGCTCCCACACTTCGGCTAaaccaatattttatattatagatcCCAGATAAAGCTCAGTGATTGGTTCTTTCATCCACTTAGGGCCCCACTGGAGTTCAGACAACATATAATACACTCTTGCTTACTTTGTAAAGTTCTGAAAATGGTTTTGTCTCTTTCTGCTTCTGTGAATAAAAAGatagaatttgttttatttctttattaacaATCCATTAACAGACAATTGTCCTTCCTACCATATATagaaacactattattattattattattattataaataaaaagagaagccTTTGCAATGGCCTTACTTTTCTCCTGAAAGAAGAACAGCAGAAACAGTCCAAAAATCCCATTTCTGACAACAGATAGTTGGAAGTGAGTCTTCGAATTCTTCACGTTTGATGAAAGAGAAGAGAAATAACATCAGGTTGGAGCTTGTAACAAAAGCAAAGCCTATTTAGTGCAATCCAATGGATCTATATCATCTATTTACATTATTGCTAATCATTTATGGGGATGAGCAAACTTTTCCCCTGGTACAGTTTCATGgtgacatttttttaacaaatttgtgATACACCAGAAgcaataacaaacaaacaaacaaaaacacttaAAACCTCATTGGGTAAATGCCCATGGCATTATGAGAATATttccacctgtttttttttaaaccacaatggaaaaaaatgcttattgaCTCCAATGATTTGCTCATATTTTACTGAAATGTCACCATTTTACCAAGTTTATCATGGTTTTGAGAAGTTTTCAAAACAAGccagatttgttcatcactattAATTTATACCAAAATCAGGGATAGTTAGGATATTGTCCTATGTCTATATTTTTCAcaactaatataatataatatgatatatatgatataaacgaTTGTTAGAAACCTGTAAAATGATCAGCTGCACTTACCTCTGATGTCTGAAATGCAAATGACTATTCTGTGCCGTGTATTAATCTATTCCTCTGctgttgatgatgtcacaataggtgatgatgtcacaatggatgatgttgatgatgtcataataggtgatgatgatgtcacaataggtgatgttgatgatgtcacaatagaTGATAATGTTATTGATGTCACAATGGATGATGTCGATGATGTCATAATAGgtgatgatgatgtcacaataggtgatgttgatgatgtcacaatagaTGATAATGTTATTGATGTCATCATGGATGATGTTGATTATGTCATAATAGAATTAAGATTTGAATCAACCACAGGCTTAGTTCATgttaaactgttataattttaaaCAGGTTAGCTAGACAATAGAACACATTCATAGCAGATCATAGTCTAAATCTGCTTCCATACGTTTTGAATTTCCAGTCCAGCACCAGTCAATACAATACAACAGTATTAAATGGTgtttagagatgggcgaatttgacccgtttagccaaaaattcgccgccggcgacaattcgccaacatccattaaagtctatgggcggcaaaaaatgttttttttgacgtGTGATGAAATTCaggtctatgggcatcaattctGCGgctaaacaaggtgaaaaaattcgcccatccttaatGGTGTTAAATAGactatgagaaaaaaatgtaacataatgGTATAGatttactataaaataatgtgaacatttagttaattagtgatgggcaaatttatttgccagccgcaaatttgctgcaaatttccgagtttcgcggctggcgaataaatttgccgcaaaaaaaagtttgatgccTGTGACCATTTGTGAAGCGGGTGaccattttgatgccggcaaaaaTTTACAGCGCGCCCATTGAATACACGACAAACgtcccattttgcaaatttttcgccatttcgctaatttcgcccatcactacttctgccTTATTTAATAGGATTTTCTATATGTTTATGTACACGCTCTTTTACTCTCTTACTTTCATAATAAATCTTAATGATAACATTTCTATTAAAGTGCCCACAAATAAAAGTTCATTATAATGAATTACATAAAACACACGTAAAAGTAGGCTAAACTTATACAAAGAATTtagaaccaaaaataaaaaaaactctaaaaatgtgagtttttttggacaatttgtagcagagaaaaaatccaaaaacctctaaaaaaaatcataattcatTTAAAGAGGTCCAAAAAGTTCaacgcagctcccactgacttctacagcacctcaacatgttttcccttggagggaataaatctcaaatatttttataaattcttaCAAATAAAGGTAAACCgcgcattttaaaaaaatcatggaaaaaaaatgaaatgttagtAAAAAAGCCCTGTAAAGTACATGTAACCCCTAACTAAAATCACTAAGCCATTGAGAGGTTAATTTGTAGTTGTTTGGCATTGGGATCCAgtggaaaaataacaaatttgcTCCAATAATAAGGAGCCCATAATTAAGGCTGTATGCAATGCACTTGAGACCAATACCTTTCTATAAACACACCCACTACGCTCAGTCTGAGGCCTTGACTGTATCGCATTAGAATGAGCAGTAGAAGAACTTGCCTGGGAAAGTCTATGATATTGGCAGTTGGGAATGACTTGTCATATCTCTATTTAACATATTGGATAAAATAAGTCACAGAAAGACAGGTCTTTGCCTTTTTTGGTATCAGGGTAATTTGTGCGGCAACTGTAACAATTCTTTATGGGCTCAATTGAGGGAAACAGCATCAATGGATTCCTGTGACTGATGTTCTGTTAACATTGGATCCAAATGAATTATAGAAATaagctttaaaaatgatttctctttgaatcttgtccatgaattttcccatgataaaccttgagataagtttttctctcTTAATTGAatctggctagtgatgggtgaaattattCGGCAGGtgagaatttgcggcgaatttctgtgttttgcagctggcgaataaattcatgaaacacttcactggcatcaaaaaaagtttGACGCTGGTGACCGTTTTGGTTGGTGGCGACCATTTTGACACAGGTGACAATTTAATATGCGGCAATTGACTAAAGTGCGCTAAATTGTCATTGGCGTCAAACATCCCGTTTCATTAATTTTCtaccgtttcatgaatttcgacATGAATTTCGATTTGGCAAATCAggacaaagtcgcccatcactaaatctggcccataaatggaaaaaagaatctgaataaatgaacattatttgtacatttgtaacaagtttacttttagtacaATGTTGAATATGTTCTGCcgtttttaaagaaatatgtgGATTATGCTACTCTGCcacttaaaacatattttgtatgaactacattattttttaatctaCTGTAGGATTTGTATCTCCTAATTTAAATGCAAAGCCCCCAACAcgttttatttaaacataatattggccttcattaaaaaaaaaagttaaatgtattTCAGTAAATTTTGATTTCTATATCTTACGGCATTGcctatcatagttacatagttacatagttaaattgggttgaaaaaagacaaattccatcaagtccaacccctccaaatgaaaacccagccccatacacacacccctccctactgtcacataaatgatatatccccatatctatactaactatagagtttagtatcacaatagcctttgtattatgtctgtccaagaaatcatccaagtccctcttatagtcattaactgaatcatcacccggcagtgcattccccaacctcactgtcctcactgtgatgaaccccctactctgttcctttaaatgaaacttcttttcctctagtctgaaggggaggcctctggtacgtgattctctttatgggtaaaaaggtcccctgctatttgtctataatgtcctctaatgtacttgtaaagtctaatcatgtcccctcacaagcgccttttttcccccagagaaaacacccccaaccttgtcagtctcccctcataatttaactcttccctccctctaaccagtttagttgcacttagtctctgcactctctccagctcatttatatccctcttaaggactgga from Xenopus laevis strain J_2021 chromosome 1S, Xenopus_laevis_v10.1, whole genome shotgun sequence harbors:
- the LOC121399205 gene encoding misshapen-like kinase 1: MINLPITNKITLGKELGSGGHGQVYQGQHAKKGKVAVKVVSLEDEEDQDWVREELYFLSKFSAHRNVATYHGAYFQPKASEEEPDKLWVSKSFMMF